The Xanthomonas rydalmerensis genomic interval ATCGGGCCGTGCACCTCGCCGACCTGGCCGGCGATCACCTTGACCGTCACCCCCGGCGCCGGCTGCGCCACCGGAATGCGTTCGGGCGCGAACTCCTGATAGCGCGGCGCGCTCATCTTGTCGCGCGCCGGCAGGTTCACCCATAGCTGGAAGCCGCGCATGCGCCCTTCCTCTTGCTCCGGCATCTCCGAATGCACCAGGCCGCGGCCGGCAGTCATCCACTGCACGCTGCCCGGGGTCAGCAGACCCTCGTTGCCGTGGTTGTCCTTGTGCCGCATGCGCCCGTCGAGCATGTAGGTGACAGTCTCGAAGCCGCGGTGCGGATGGCTGGGGAAGCCGCCGATGTAGTCCTCGGCCCGGTCGGTGCCGAACTCGTCGAGCAGCAGGAACGGATCCAGCTCGGGCAACGCACTGCCGCCGATGACGCGGGTCAGCTTGACCCCATCGCCGTCGGCGGTGGCGTGGCCGCGGATGGCGCGGACGATGCGCGCGGGGGCGACGGTGGTGGACGCGGTCATGGTGAGCGATCTCCTGATGAGATCCCCACCATGGGTGCCGCCGCCACCGCGCCCAACCGCGACCGGCGCAACCCATCGTTCCATCCGCTGTGGTGGGGCCGCTCCCTTGTCCTGTC includes:
- a CDS encoding pirin family protein → MTASTTVAPARIVRAIRGHATADGDGVKLTRVIGGSALPELDPFLLLDEFGTDRAEDYIGGFPSHPHRGFETVTYMLDGRMRHKDNHGNEGLLTPGSVQWMTAGRGLVHSEMPEQEEGRMRGFQLWVNLPARDKMSAPRYQEFAPERIPVAQPAPGVTVKVIAGQVGEVHGPIAQPATDPLYLDIALHAGASWAFELPSGHNAFAYMFEGEAALGEGEAARVLPAQTLAVLGGGDLLRLQAGAQGARLILVAGRPLREPVARHGPFVMNTRQELMQAFVDFQEGRF